The Conexivisphaera calida genome includes a region encoding these proteins:
- the lysX gene encoding lysine biosynthesis protein LysX: MVKITMLHDVVRLEEKMLVDAASKRNIDVKLVDTRSIRLDSHGSIDGVVDAGDIAFQRSVSYYRHLHVTAYLEYLGVPVVNSLQTVTVAGNKMLTTMALVRSKVPTPRTLVAFSRDGAMEAYSELGGTAVLKPVMGSWGRLVALLDSRAAAQAVFEDREEMGPIHQVYYLQEYVRRPPRDIRTFVVGDRVVAAIYRYQPPDDWRTNTARGGKAEPCEITRELEDISLRAAQAVGGGVLGVDAMETEDGLLVHEVNHNPEFRNSVKVTGIDIAGHMIEYVASQAKR; the protein is encoded by the coding sequence ATGGTAAAGATCACCATGTTACATGACGTCGTGAGGCTCGAGGAGAAGATGCTCGTCGACGCGGCATCCAAGAGGAACATCGACGTGAAACTCGTCGACACGAGAAGCATCAGGTTGGATTCGCACGGCTCGATCGACGGGGTAGTAGATGCAGGCGACATCGCGTTTCAGCGCAGCGTGAGCTACTACCGTCATCTCCACGTCACTGCCTACTTGGAATACCTCGGGGTACCGGTCGTGAACAGCCTGCAGACGGTCACCGTGGCCGGCAACAAGATGCTGACCACGATGGCGCTCGTGCGGTCCAAAGTGCCCACGCCTAGGACGCTCGTCGCATTCTCGAGGGACGGCGCCATGGAGGCGTACTCCGAGCTGGGAGGAACCGCGGTACTCAAGCCGGTCATGGGCAGCTGGGGCAGGCTCGTCGCACTCCTAGACTCCAGGGCTGCGGCCCAGGCGGTCTTCGAGGACCGCGAGGAAATGGGCCCCATCCACCAGGTATACTACCTGCAGGAGTACGTGAGGAGGCCCCCCAGGGACATAAGGACTTTCGTGGTGGGCGATCGCGTGGTCGCCGCGATATACCGTTATCAGCCGCCCGACGACTGGAGGACCAACACGGCCAGGGGAGGGAAGGCCGAGCCCTGTGAGATCACCCGCGAACTGGAGGACATCTCCCTGAGGGCGGCACAGGCCGTGGGCGGCGGCGTGCTGGGCGTGGACGCTATGGAGACGGAGGACGGGCTTCTGGTGCACGAGGTCAACCACAATCCGGAATTCAGGAACAGCGTCAAGGTAACCGGCATAGATATTGCGGGCCACATGATAGAGTACGTCGCGAGCCAGGCAAAGAGGTAA
- a CDS encoding M20/M25/M40 family metallo-hydrolase: MSLENREEVKFLVDMVNIYSPSGREARISKYLYEKMASDFAFDDVKLDDVGNVIGTYRGKRPSVLLCGHMDTVPGRLPVRVEDGYLLGRGSVDAKGPLAAMILAAHSLRASGYEGEIIVAAVVDEEGRGSGAKHLARSNLGVDYALLGEPSGIHQITVGYKGRVQLRVNVETEGFHASSPWLGKSAFMHSLDIINNVRGYVSREGGSSPFDSLTMCVTMIQAGVATNVAPPNCSFTLDIRVPPRLRSYKVVNDLLAIVKDYVDSTEHGVDVQVVPEEITEAFLVDKSNPLVSALSAAIRKVTGNSAQLVRKTGTGDMNILGFSLSVPAATYGPGDPKMSHTNHERIDLNEYLKSIDVLKEAIGLLYSRHNAQS; this comes from the coding sequence ATGAGTTTGGAGAACCGTGAAGAGGTAAAATTCCTCGTGGACATGGTAAACATCTATTCTCCGTCGGGGCGCGAGGCCAGGATATCCAAGTACCTGTATGAGAAGATGGCGTCCGATTTCGCGTTCGACGATGTGAAACTGGATGACGTGGGAAACGTTATAGGAACCTATAGGGGAAAGCGCCCCTCAGTCCTGCTCTGCGGCCACATGGACACGGTCCCGGGCAGGCTTCCAGTGAGAGTTGAGGACGGCTACCTGCTGGGCCGCGGATCGGTCGATGCTAAGGGGCCATTGGCCGCGATGATACTGGCGGCGCATTCCCTGAGGGCGAGTGGGTACGAGGGCGAGATAATCGTGGCGGCAGTCGTCGACGAGGAGGGCAGGGGCAGCGGCGCAAAACATCTAGCCAGGAGCAACCTAGGCGTCGATTACGCCCTGCTGGGGGAGCCGAGCGGCATACATCAGATAACCGTGGGATACAAGGGCCGCGTGCAACTCCGCGTGAACGTGGAGACCGAGGGGTTCCATGCTAGCTCACCCTGGCTTGGTAAGAGCGCATTCATGCACTCCTTGGACATAATAAACAATGTACGCGGATACGTGTCTAGGGAGGGGGGAAGCAGCCCATTTGATTCTCTGACCATGTGTGTCACCATGATCCAGGCCGGCGTGGCCACCAATGTAGCTCCTCCGAACTGCTCCTTCACGCTCGACATAAGGGTGCCGCCGAGGCTCAGGTCCTACAAGGTGGTCAACGATCTACTTGCCATAGTCAAGGACTACGTCGATTCCACTGAGCATGGCGTGGACGTGCAGGTGGTGCCGGAGGAGATAACCGAGGCATTCCTAGTAGACAAGTCGAATCCCTTGGTCAGCGCGCTCTCCGCTGCTATACGTAAGGTGACGGGCAACAGCGCGCAGCTGGTCAGGAAGACCGGGACGGGCGACATGAACATACTCGGCTTCTCACTCAGCGTGCCCGCTGCCACCTACGGCCCCGGCGATCCTAAGATGTCTCACACAAACCACGAGCGTATAGATTTAAATGAATATCTGAAAAGCATAGACGTACTGAAGGAGGCAATAGGTCTACTATACTCTAGGCATAACGCTCAATCCTAA